A single Caretta caretta isolate rCarCar2 chromosome 2, rCarCar1.hap1, whole genome shotgun sequence DNA region contains:
- the JMJD4 gene encoding 2-oxoglutarate and iron-dependent oxygenase JMJD4 isoform X2, which translates to MVKHKWEEQGFSCKILSIFWNWTFFYLDYLIPNHPCVFSAKFTEGWGSRRNWVTRDGKPNFDYLLQHFGKAVVPVANCDVKEYNSNPKEQIPLKEYISYWKEYIKKNYHSPRGCLYLKDWHLYRAFPEQDVYTTPIYFTSDWLNEYWDAIGLDDYRFVYMGPKGSWTPFHADVFRSYSWSANICGKKKWLLYPPRQEEYLRDRHGNLPFDVTAPGLQDSSIYPRYAQSCPPVEIIQEAGEVVFIPSGWYHQVYNLEDTISINHNWVNGCNVAIMWSFLQDELAAVQREISEWRDTMEDWHLQCQVIMKSCTGINYKEFYNFLKVIADNRISVLNHVLDEEASAKNPHRVATSALGMLHAVFDLKRTVQVLTSLNANEDFKKLNPKSLTPPPEAFLHHLKAAIDTALL; encoded by the exons ATGGTGAAACACAAATGGGAAGAACAAGGCTTTTCCTGCAAGATTTTATCTATATTTTGGAACTGGACATTTTTTTACTT GGACTATCTGATTCCCAACCACCCATGTGTTTTCTCAGCTAAATTCactgagggctggggcagcaggaggaaTTGGGTGACTCGGGATGGGAAGCCTAATTTTGATTATCTACTGCAGCATTTTG GGAAGGCTGTAGTACCTGTTGCCAACTGCGATGTCAAGGAATACAATTCTAATCCAAAGGAACAGATCCCTCTCAAGGAGTACATAAGTTATTGGAaagaatacattaaaaaaaactaccATTCACCCCGGGGGTGCCTCTACCTCAAAGACTGGCACTTGTACAG GGCTTTCCCAGAGCAAGATGTTTATACAACCCCCATCTATTTCACTTCTGACTGGCTGAATGAATACTGGGATGCCATAGGCCTGGATGATTATCGATTTGTCTACATGGGACCTAAGGGTTCATG GACTCCTTTTCACGCCGACGTCTTCCGCTCCTACAGCTGGTCTGCCAATATCTGCGGGAAAAAGAAATGGCTGCTCTATCCCCCCAGGCAGGAGGAGTACCTTAGAGATCGCCATGGTAACTTGCCCTTCGATGTCACCGCGCCTGGTCTTCAGGACAGCAGCATTTACCCACGCTATGCCCAAAGCTGCCCCCCTGTTGAAATCAtccaggaagcaggggaggtaGTCTTCATCCCTAGTGGCTGGTACCATCAGGTGTACAACCTG GAGGATACCATTTCCATCAACCACAACTGGGTGAATGGCTGCAATGTGGCTATcatgtggagcttcctgcaggaTGAATTAGCAGCCGTCCAACGGGAAATCAGCGAATGGAGAGACACTATGGAGGACTGGCACCTACAATGCCAG gTAATCATGAAATCTTGCACAGGCATAAACTATAAGGAGTTCTACAACTTCCTTAAGGTAATTGCAGATAACAGGATTTCTGTCTTAAACCATGTTCTAGATGAAGAAGCTTCAGCAAAGAACCCTCACAGAgttgccacctctgctctgggcATGCTCCATGCGGTGTTTGATTTAAAAAGGACTGTGCAAGTGTTAACATCCTTAAATGCTAATGAGGATTTCAAGAAACTGAACCCTAAATCACTGACCCCACCTCCAGAGGCATTCCTGCACCACTTGAAAGCAGCAATAGACACAGCACTGTTATAG
- the JMJD4 gene encoding 2-oxoglutarate and iron-dependent oxygenase JMJD4 isoform X1, which produces MDRAAFACSTVFFHDYSSASHGAVCLPQGHVDYIEKVESFSYSDFFRDYLIPNHPCVFSAKFTEGWGSRRNWVTRDGKPNFDYLLQHFGKAVVPVANCDVKEYNSNPKEQIPLKEYISYWKEYIKKNYHSPRGCLYLKDWHLYRAFPEQDVYTTPIYFTSDWLNEYWDAIGLDDYRFVYMGPKGSWTPFHADVFRSYSWSANICGKKKWLLYPPRQEEYLRDRHGNLPFDVTAPGLQDSSIYPRYAQSCPPVEIIQEAGEVVFIPSGWYHQVYNLEDTISINHNWVNGCNVAIMWSFLQDELAAVQREISEWRDTMEDWHLQCQVIMKSCTGINYKEFYNFLKVIADNRISVLNHVLDEEASAKNPHRVATSALGMLHAVFDLKRTVQVLTSLNANEDFKKLNPKSLTPPPEAFLHHLKAAIDTALL; this is translated from the exons ATGGACAGAGCAGCGTTTGCCTGTTCCACTGTGTTCTTTCATGATTACAGCAGCGCATCTCATGGTGCAGTCTGCTTGCCCCAGGGACATGTTGACTATATTGAAAAAGTAGAATCGTTCAGTTACTCCGATTTTTTCAGGGACTATCTGATTCCCAACCACCCATGTGTTTTCTCAGCTAAATTCactgagggctggggcagcaggaggaaTTGGGTGACTCGGGATGGGAAGCCTAATTTTGATTATCTACTGCAGCATTTTG GGAAGGCTGTAGTACCTGTTGCCAACTGCGATGTCAAGGAATACAATTCTAATCCAAAGGAACAGATCCCTCTCAAGGAGTACATAAGTTATTGGAaagaatacattaaaaaaaactaccATTCACCCCGGGGGTGCCTCTACCTCAAAGACTGGCACTTGTACAG GGCTTTCCCAGAGCAAGATGTTTATACAACCCCCATCTATTTCACTTCTGACTGGCTGAATGAATACTGGGATGCCATAGGCCTGGATGATTATCGATTTGTCTACATGGGACCTAAGGGTTCATG GACTCCTTTTCACGCCGACGTCTTCCGCTCCTACAGCTGGTCTGCCAATATCTGCGGGAAAAAGAAATGGCTGCTCTATCCCCCCAGGCAGGAGGAGTACCTTAGAGATCGCCATGGTAACTTGCCCTTCGATGTCACCGCGCCTGGTCTTCAGGACAGCAGCATTTACCCACGCTATGCCCAAAGCTGCCCCCCTGTTGAAATCAtccaggaagcaggggaggtaGTCTTCATCCCTAGTGGCTGGTACCATCAGGTGTACAACCTG GAGGATACCATTTCCATCAACCACAACTGGGTGAATGGCTGCAATGTGGCTATcatgtggagcttcctgcaggaTGAATTAGCAGCCGTCCAACGGGAAATCAGCGAATGGAGAGACACTATGGAGGACTGGCACCTACAATGCCAG gTAATCATGAAATCTTGCACAGGCATAAACTATAAGGAGTTCTACAACTTCCTTAAGGTAATTGCAGATAACAGGATTTCTGTCTTAAACCATGTTCTAGATGAAGAAGCTTCAGCAAAGAACCCTCACAGAgttgccacctctgctctgggcATGCTCCATGCGGTGTTTGATTTAAAAAGGACTGTGCAAGTGTTAACATCCTTAAATGCTAATGAGGATTTCAAGAAACTGAACCCTAAATCACTGACCCCACCTCCAGAGGCATTCCTGCACCACTTGAAAGCAGCAATAGACACAGCACTGTTATAG